A single region of the Mycobacterium avium subsp. avium genome encodes:
- a CDS encoding rhodanese-like domain-containing protein, with translation MSTERAHSYAGDVSPLEAWKLLSDNPNAVLVDVRTDAEWRFVGVPDLSSLGREVVFLEWNTSDGRHNPDFADQLRRQVEPAPAGQERPVLFLCRSGNRSIGAAEVATQLGITPAYNVLDGFEGHLDANGHRGETGWRAIGLPWKQG, from the coding sequence ATGAGCACCGAGCGCGCACACTCCTACGCGGGGGACGTTTCGCCGCTGGAAGCATGGAAACTGCTCAGCGACAATCCGAACGCCGTGCTGGTCGACGTGCGCACCGACGCCGAATGGCGCTTCGTCGGGGTGCCCGATCTGTCCAGCCTGGGCCGCGAGGTGGTCTTCCTGGAGTGGAACACCTCCGACGGCAGGCACAACCCGGACTTCGCCGACCAGCTGCGCCGGCAGGTCGAGCCGGCGCCGGCCGGCCAGGAGCGTCCGGTGCTGTTCTTGTGCCGCTCGGGTAACCGCTCCATCGGCGCCGCCGAGGTGGCGACCCAGCTGGGCATCACGCCGGCCTACAACGTGCTCGACGGCTTCGAGGGTCATCTCGACGCCAACGGCCACCGCGGTGAAACAGGTTGGCGGGCAATCGGTTTGCCCTGGAAGCAGGGATAG
- a CDS encoding TetR/AcrR family transcriptional regulator, with the protein MAVDYSELPAEEAVRAARAGARRRQVLDAAVKVMGRNGFHRMSMHDLAAEADVSVGLLYKYFGGKQDLLLATIVRILDVFRDQLAPVIDAAGDDVVDQLSAGIRRYIQIVDENLDGVVLTYRESRTLGAAGRAQIKDLEIATAAPLRAVIETGIAQGVFRSVDVDLAVFDIMLLAHGWALKHWHFGPIYTLDEYIALQTRHLLNGLISDERRADYADVLK; encoded by the coding sequence ATGGCCGTCGACTACAGCGAATTGCCCGCCGAGGAGGCCGTGCGTGCCGCACGGGCCGGCGCGCGGCGCCGCCAGGTGCTCGACGCCGCGGTCAAGGTGATGGGCCGCAACGGTTTTCACCGCATGTCCATGCACGACCTGGCCGCCGAGGCCGACGTCAGCGTCGGCCTGCTGTACAAGTACTTCGGCGGCAAACAGGACCTGCTGCTGGCCACCATCGTGCGCATCCTCGACGTGTTCCGCGATCAACTGGCACCGGTCATCGACGCCGCCGGCGACGACGTCGTCGACCAGTTGAGCGCGGGGATCCGCCGCTACATCCAGATCGTCGACGAGAACCTCGACGGGGTGGTGCTGACCTACCGGGAGAGCCGGACCCTCGGGGCGGCCGGCCGCGCCCAGATCAAGGACCTGGAAATCGCCACCGCCGCGCCGCTGCGCGCGGTAATCGAAACCGGCATCGCCCAAGGCGTCTTCCGCAGCGTCGACGTCGACCTCGCCGTGTTCGACATCATGCTGCTCGCCCACGGCTGGGCGCTCAAGCATTGGCACTTCGGGCCGATCTACACCCTCGACGAGTACATCGCGTTGCAGACCCGGCACCTGCTCAACGGGCTGATTTCCGATGAGCGCCGCGCCGACTACGCGGACGTGCTGAAATAG
- a CDS encoding cation diffusion facilitator family transporter: protein MGAGHNHTPAETGDARLIPRMVMAAAILAAFFVVELVTSLLINSIALLADAGHMLTDVVAVFMGLVAVTLARRGSSSPARTYGWHRAEVFTAVANAGLLIGVSVFILYEAIQRLREAPAVPGVPMIVVALAGLAANFVVALLLRSHSSGSLAVKGAYLEVIADTVGSLGVLIAGVVTVTTRWPYADVVVAVLVALWVLPRAISLARDALRILSESSPTHIDVEELRAALGAVDGVTGVHDLHVWTLSPGKDMCTAHLISTGDSARVLRDARAVLSARGLAHATVQIDCPDDTECSDSF from the coding sequence ATGGGCGCCGGCCACAACCACACCCCCGCCGAGACGGGTGACGCCCGGCTGATCCCGCGGATGGTGATGGCCGCGGCGATCCTGGCGGCGTTCTTCGTCGTCGAGCTGGTCACCTCGTTGCTGATCAACTCGATCGCGCTGCTGGCCGACGCGGGCCACATGCTGACCGACGTCGTTGCGGTGTTCATGGGGCTGGTCGCCGTCACGCTGGCCCGCCGGGGCAGCTCGTCGCCGGCGCGCACCTACGGCTGGCACCGCGCCGAGGTGTTCACCGCCGTCGCCAACGCCGGGCTGCTGATCGGCGTCTCGGTGTTCATCCTCTACGAGGCGATCCAGCGGCTGCGCGAGGCTCCCGCCGTGCCGGGCGTGCCGATGATCGTGGTGGCACTGGCCGGGCTGGCCGCCAACTTCGTCGTCGCGCTGCTGCTGCGCTCGCACTCGTCGGGCAGCCTGGCCGTCAAGGGCGCCTACCTGGAGGTCATCGCCGACACCGTGGGCAGCCTGGGCGTGCTGATCGCCGGGGTGGTCACGGTGACCACGCGCTGGCCCTACGCCGACGTGGTGGTGGCCGTGCTGGTGGCGCTGTGGGTGCTGCCCCGGGCCATCTCGCTGGCCCGCGACGCACTGCGGATCCTGTCCGAATCCTCACCCACCCACATCGACGTCGAGGAGCTGCGCGCCGCGCTGGGCGCCGTCGACGGCGTGACCGGCGTGCACGACCTGCACGTGTGGACGCTGTCGCCGGGCAAGGACATGTGCACCGCGCACCTGATCAGCACCGGCGACTCCGCCCGGGTGCTGCGCGACGCCCGCGCCGTGCTCTCGGCCCGCGGGCTCGCCCACGCCACCGTGCAGATCGACTGCCCGGACGACACCGAGTGCTCCGACAGCTTCTGA
- the purT gene encoding formate-dependent phosphoribosylglycinamide formyltransferase, whose protein sequence is MTDGVTDGRDDETTALAVPRPAPAEGGPAPADGGPAPADGRPAVMLLGSGDISRELAIALGRLGARVIAVDAHPQAPAHAVADQALVLPLTDAGELSAAIHRLRPDVVVSTADAVAVPALEALDGTGAEPVPSARAVRLAADREGLRRLAADELGLPTAPFWFAGSLGELEAVGAHAGYPLLVKPVVGAVGPRQSVVAGREDIAAAWHRAVDGQPGARVLAETVVEVQFHVMLLAVRSEGAAGPAIEFCSPIGHRGAGGRVLESWQPQKMSPAAMDAAKSIAARIVKALGGRGVFGVELMVNDDEVYFADVTAHPGDSAWVTVRSQRLSAFELQARTILGLPVDTMMVSPAAARVVDSADPGDRAALSGALGVPESDLRVCGRGFRALATAPEVAAARERAGQVAARLTAGAGGVGGAGG, encoded by the coding sequence GTGACTGACGGCGTGACCGACGGACGGGACGACGAGACGACGGCGCTCGCCGTGCCCAGGCCCGCTCCCGCCGAGGGCGGCCCGGCTCCCGCCGACGGCGGCCCGGCTCCCGCCGACGGCAGGCCGGCGGTGATGCTGCTGGGCTCCGGCGACATCAGCCGCGAGCTGGCGATCGCCTTGGGGCGGCTGGGCGCGCGGGTGATCGCCGTCGACGCGCACCCGCAGGCGCCCGCGCACGCGGTGGCCGACCAGGCGCTGGTGCTGCCGTTGACCGACGCCGGCGAGCTGTCGGCGGCGATTCACCGGCTGCGACCCGACGTCGTGGTGAGCACCGCCGACGCCGTCGCGGTGCCGGCCCTCGAGGCGCTGGACGGCACGGGCGCCGAGCCGGTGCCCAGCGCCCGCGCCGTGCGGCTGGCCGCCGACCGGGAAGGGCTGCGCCGGCTGGCCGCCGACGAGCTGGGGCTGCCCACCGCGCCGTTCTGGTTCGCCGGATCACTGGGTGAACTCGAGGCGGTGGGCGCGCACGCCGGATACCCGTTGCTGGTCAAGCCGGTGGTCGGGGCGGTCGGGCCGCGGCAGTCGGTGGTGGCGGGCCGTGAGGACATCGCGGCCGCCTGGCACCGCGCGGTGGACGGTCAGCCCGGCGCCCGGGTGCTGGCCGAAACCGTGGTCGAGGTGCAGTTCCACGTCATGCTGCTGGCGGTGCGCAGCGAGGGCGCCGCGGGTCCGGCGATCGAATTCTGCTCACCGATCGGGCATCGCGGCGCCGGCGGGCGGGTGCTGGAATCCTGGCAGCCGCAGAAGATGAGCCCGGCCGCGATGGACGCCGCGAAGTCGATCGCGGCGCGAATCGTCAAGGCGCTGGGCGGGCGTGGCGTGTTCGGCGTCGAGTTGATGGTCAACGACGACGAGGTGTATTTCGCCGACGTCACCGCCCACCCGGGCGACAGCGCCTGGGTGACGGTGCGCAGCCAGCGGCTCTCGGCGTTCGAACTGCAGGCCCGCACCATCCTGGGCCTGCCGGTGGACACCATGATGGTGTCGCCGGCCGCCGCCCGGGTGGTCGACTCCGCCGACCCCGGCGACCGAGCGGCCCTGTCCGGCGCGCTCGGCGTGCCGGAGAGCGACCTGCGGGTGTGCGGGCGCGGTTTCCGGGCCCTGGCGACCGCACCGGAGGTGGCCGCCGCCCGGGAGCGCGCCGGCCAGGTCGCCGCCCGGCTGACCGCGGGCGCGGGCGGCGTGGGCGGCGCGGGCGGTTGA
- a CDS encoding NAD(P)/FAD-dependent oxidoreductase: protein MSRHRVVIIGSGFGGLTAAKALKRVPKGTQVDITLISKTTTHLFQPLLYQVATGILSEGDIAPTTRLILRKQKNVRVLWGDVSAIDLTARTVTSHLMGMDTVTPYDSLIVAAGAQQSYFGHDEYAAFAPGMKSVDDALELRGRILGAFEAAEVATDPAERRRRLTFVVVGAGPTGVELAGEIVQLAERTLAGAFRTITPSECRVILLDAAPAVLPPMGPKLGLKAQRRLQKMDVEVQLNAMVTAVDYMGITVKEKDGAERRIECACKVWAAGVQASALGAMIAEQSDGTETDRAGRVIVEPDLTVKGHPYVFVVGDLMSVPGVPGMAQGAIQGAKYAAGIIKQAVKGQDNPAERKPFRYVNKGSMALISRYSAVAQVGRVEFAGFIAWLAWLLLHLYYLIGHRNRLAAMFAWGISFLGRTRGQMAITSQMIYARPVVEWLERRAQDGTLAAAEHVDSAEKQAG from the coding sequence ATGTCGCGCCATCGTGTCGTCATCATCGGAAGCGGCTTCGGCGGACTGACTGCGGCCAAGGCGCTCAAACGCGTGCCCAAGGGAACCCAGGTCGACATCACCCTGATCTCGAAAACCACCACGCATCTGTTCCAGCCGCTGCTCTACCAGGTGGCCACCGGCATCCTGTCCGAGGGCGACATCGCCCCGACCACCCGACTGATCCTGCGCAAGCAGAAGAACGTTCGGGTGCTCTGGGGTGACGTCTCGGCCATCGACCTCACCGCCAGGACGGTGACGTCGCACCTGATGGGCATGGACACCGTCACGCCCTACGACAGCCTGATCGTGGCCGCCGGGGCCCAGCAGTCCTATTTCGGCCACGACGAGTACGCCGCGTTCGCGCCGGGAATGAAGAGCGTCGACGACGCGCTGGAGCTGCGCGGACGCATCCTGGGCGCCTTCGAGGCCGCCGAGGTGGCCACCGATCCGGCCGAACGCAGACGCCGGCTGACCTTCGTGGTGGTCGGGGCCGGCCCCACCGGCGTCGAGCTGGCCGGCGAGATCGTCCAGCTCGCCGAGCGCACCCTGGCCGGGGCGTTTCGAACCATCACCCCCAGCGAATGCCGGGTCATCCTGCTCGACGCCGCGCCCGCGGTGCTGCCGCCGATGGGCCCCAAGCTGGGCCTCAAGGCGCAGCGGCGGTTGCAGAAGATGGACGTCGAGGTCCAGCTCAACGCGATGGTGACCGCGGTGGACTACATGGGCATCACGGTCAAGGAGAAGGACGGCGCCGAGCGCCGCATCGAATGCGCGTGCAAGGTGTGGGCGGCGGGGGTGCAGGCCAGCGCGCTGGGCGCGATGATCGCCGAGCAGTCCGACGGCACCGAAACCGACCGTGCCGGAAGGGTGATCGTCGAGCCCGACCTCACCGTCAAGGGGCATCCGTACGTCTTCGTCGTCGGCGATCTGATGTCGGTGCCCGGTGTCCCCGGGATGGCCCAAGGCGCGATCCAGGGCGCGAAGTACGCGGCCGGCATCATCAAGCAGGCGGTCAAGGGCCAGGACAACCCGGCCGAGCGCAAGCCGTTCCGGTACGTCAACAAGGGCAGCATGGCGCTGATCTCGCGGTACAGCGCCGTCGCGCAGGTCGGCAGGGTGGAGTTCGCCGGCTTCATCGCCTGGCTGGCGTGGCTGCTGCTGCACCTGTACTACCTGATCGGCCACCGCAACCGGCTGGCCGCCATGTTCGCCTGGGGCATCTCGTTTTTGGGCCGCACCCGCGGCCAGATGGCCATCACCAGCCAGATGATCTACGCGCGCCCGGTGGTGGAGTGGCTGGAGCGCCGGGCCCAGGACGGGACGCTGGCGGCCGCCGAGCACGTCGACTCGGCCGAAAAGCAGGCCGGCTGA
- a CDS encoding peptidase M50 has protein sequence MTQQDRAAAVLQFGRRRGYRPLRGMPTHRVAGDTDVDAAIGPYRRLIVLGGDAELALVLTRLLRAERLDVEMAYVPRRRTRATRNYRLPTGFRAARRAARGAARRVPLIRDETGSAIVGRACWAAPGGQRWLHGEAVVDDTTLFDGDVTAVWIEPTAAMPGLRAAVAGRPWRRWVTGRAAQLGSTGATVLRDGVPADRPARRSAFYRNIEGWLLVR, from the coding sequence GTGACGCAACAGGATCGGGCCGCCGCGGTTCTTCAGTTCGGCCGGCGACGCGGCTACCGGCCGTTGCGCGGCATGCCCACCCATCGGGTCGCCGGTGACACCGATGTCGACGCCGCGATCGGCCCGTACCGGCGGCTGATCGTGCTCGGCGGCGACGCCGAGCTGGCATTGGTGCTGACCCGGCTGCTGCGCGCCGAGCGGCTGGACGTCGAGATGGCCTACGTGCCGCGCCGGCGCACCCGGGCCACCCGGAACTACCGGCTGCCCACCGGATTCCGGGCGGCGCGGCGGGCCGCGCGGGGTGCGGCGCGGCGGGTGCCGCTGATCCGCGACGAGACGGGCTCGGCGATCGTCGGGCGGGCCTGCTGGGCGGCGCCCGGCGGGCAGCGGTGGCTGCACGGCGAGGCCGTCGTCGACGACACCACGTTGTTCGACGGCGACGTCACCGCCGTGTGGATCGAGCCGACGGCGGCGATGCCGGGCCTGCGGGCGGCGGTCGCGGGCCGGCCGTGGCGGCGCTGGGTCACCGGCCGGGCGGCGCAGCTGGGCAGCACCGGGGCGACCGTGCTGCGCGACGGCGTGCCGGCCGACCGCCCCGCGCGGCGGTCGGCCTTCTACCGCAACATCGAGGGCTGGCTGCTGGTCCGCTAG
- a CDS encoding acyl-CoA dehydrogenase family protein, whose translation MAAHLQYTSEHHQFRELVRDFVQRTVVPNHEKWERDGQWDRSLFVEAGKLGLLGFSAPERLGGPGVDDFRYNAIVVDELQRAGAAAEAIAFSLQNDIVLPYLVELTTPEQQRRWLPGVVTGETVLGIAMTEPGTGSDLAGIRTTAVRDGDHYLVNGAKTFISNGQVGDLFVVAVRTAPDRHKGLSLLVVDADTPGFGRGRNLEKIGLHAQDTSELSFTDMRVPAENLLEAEGRGFYQLMKNLPQERLSLAVGAVAAAEAVFAETLDYVKQRHAFGAPIAAFQNSQFVLAELATEIDVARTYLDDCLAAHLAGELTAARAARLKWWTTDLQVRTADRCLQLHGGYGYMREYGVARAFVDARIQTIYGGTNEIMKTIIARDLGL comes from the coding sequence ATGGCCGCACACCTGCAGTACACCTCCGAGCATCACCAGTTCCGGGAGCTGGTCCGCGATTTCGTGCAACGGACGGTCGTGCCCAATCACGAGAAGTGGGAACGCGACGGCCAGTGGGACCGGTCGCTGTTCGTCGAGGCGGGCAAACTGGGGCTGCTGGGCTTTTCGGCGCCCGAGCGGTTGGGCGGCCCGGGGGTCGACGACTTTCGCTACAACGCGATCGTGGTCGACGAGTTGCAGCGGGCCGGCGCGGCCGCCGAGGCCATCGCCTTCTCGCTGCAGAACGACATCGTGCTGCCCTACCTCGTCGAGCTGACCACACCCGAGCAACAACGGCGCTGGCTGCCCGGCGTGGTGACCGGCGAGACGGTGCTCGGGATCGCCATGACCGAGCCCGGCACCGGCAGCGACCTGGCCGGGATCCGCACCACCGCGGTGCGAGACGGCGATCACTACCTGGTCAACGGCGCCAAGACGTTCATCTCCAACGGGCAGGTGGGCGACCTGTTCGTGGTCGCGGTACGCACCGCACCGGACCGGCACAAGGGGCTTTCGCTGCTGGTCGTGGACGCGGACACGCCGGGCTTCGGCCGGGGCCGCAACCTGGAGAAGATCGGCCTGCACGCCCAGGACACCAGCGAGCTGAGCTTCACCGACATGCGGGTGCCGGCCGAGAACCTGCTCGAGGCGGAAGGCCGGGGCTTCTACCAGCTGATGAAAAACCTTCCTCAGGAACGGCTTTCGCTGGCCGTGGGCGCGGTCGCCGCCGCCGAGGCGGTATTCGCCGAGACGCTGGACTACGTCAAGCAGCGGCACGCCTTCGGCGCGCCCATCGCCGCCTTCCAGAACAGTCAATTCGTGCTCGCCGAACTGGCCACCGAAATCGACGTTGCCCGCACTTATCTCGACGACTGCCTGGCCGCGCACCTGGCCGGCGAGCTGACCGCGGCGCGGGCCGCCCGGCTGAAATGGTGGACCACCGATCTGCAGGTCCGCACCGCCGACCGCTGCCTGCAGTTGCACGGCGGATACGGCTACATGCGCGAGTACGGCGTGGCGCGGGCGTTCGTCGACGCCCGCATCCAGACCATCTACGGCGGCACCAACGAGATCATGAAGACCATCATCGCCAGGGACCTGGGCCTCTAG
- a CDS encoding PaaI family thioesterase, translating to MTEPDPTELDPEYEHHGGFPEYGPASPGPGFARFVESMRRLQDLAVSADPGDDVWDDAAERVAALVELLDPFEADEGAAPAGRTPGLPGMGSLLLPPWVLTRYGPDGVEMTGHFSRFHVGGNHAVHGGVLPLLFDHMFGMISHAAGRPISRTAFLHVDYRKITPIDVPLLVRGRVTGTEGRKAFVAAELVDGDQTVLAEGHGLMVRLLPGQP from the coding sequence GTGACGGAACCCGACCCGACCGAACTAGATCCCGAATACGAACACCACGGCGGCTTCCCGGAGTACGGCCCGGCCAGCCCCGGGCCGGGGTTCGCCCGGTTCGTGGAGTCCATGCGCCGGCTGCAGGACCTCGCGGTGTCCGCCGACCCCGGTGACGACGTCTGGGACGACGCGGCCGAGCGGGTGGCCGCCTTGGTCGAGCTCCTGGATCCGTTCGAGGCCGACGAGGGCGCTGCGCCCGCGGGCCGCACCCCCGGCCTGCCCGGCATGGGCAGCCTGCTGCTGCCGCCATGGGTGCTGACCCGCTACGGACCCGACGGTGTCGAGATGACCGGGCACTTCAGCCGGTTCCACGTCGGCGGCAACCACGCGGTGCACGGCGGCGTGCTGCCGCTGCTGTTCGACCACATGTTCGGCATGATCTCGCACGCCGCGGGCCGGCCGATCAGCCGGACGGCCTTCCTGCACGTCGACTACCGCAAGATCACCCCGATCGACGTGCCGCTGCTGGTGCGCGGCCGGGTCACCGGGACCGAGGGCCGCAAGGCGTTCGTGGCCGCCGAACTGGTCGACGGCGACCAGACGGTGCTGGCCGAGGGCCACGGCCTGATGGTGCGGCTGCTACCCGGCCAGCCCTGA
- a CDS encoding O-succinylhomoserine sulfhydrylase, with amino-acid sequence MSQAGDDSVRTPPALPDGVSQATIGVRGGLLRSGFDETAEALYLTSGYVYESAAVAEQSFTGELDHFVYSRYGNPTVTMFEERLRLLEGAPAAFATASGMAAVFTSLGALLAAGDRLVAARSLFGSCFVVCNEILPRWGVQTVFVDGDDLAQWEEALSVPTAAVFFETPSNPMQSLVDIAAVTELAHAAGAKVVLDNVFATPLLQQGIPLGVDVVVYSGTKHIDGQGRVLGGAILGDRDYIDGPVQKLMRHTGPAMSAFNAWVLLKGLETMAIRVEHSNSSAHRIAEFLETHPAVRWVRYPYLPSHPQYDLAKRQMSGGGTVITFALDCPDDKAKQRAFEVLDKLTLIDISNNLGDAKSLVTHPATTTHRAMGPEGRAAIGLGDGVVRISVGLEGTDDLIADIDRALG; translated from the coding sequence ATGAGTCAGGCCGGCGACGATTCGGTCCGCACGCCCCCCGCGCTGCCCGACGGCGTCAGCCAGGCGACCATCGGCGTGCGCGGCGGACTGCTGCGTTCGGGATTCGACGAGACCGCCGAGGCGCTGTATCTGACCTCCGGCTACGTCTACGAGTCGGCCGCCGTTGCCGAGCAGTCGTTCACCGGCGAACTGGACCATTTCGTCTACTCCCGCTACGGCAACCCCACCGTGACCATGTTCGAGGAGCGGCTGCGCCTGCTCGAAGGCGCGCCGGCGGCGTTCGCCACCGCGAGCGGCATGGCGGCGGTGTTCACCTCGCTGGGCGCGCTGCTGGCCGCGGGCGACCGGCTGGTCGCCGCGCGCAGCCTGTTCGGCTCCTGCTTCGTGGTGTGCAACGAGATCCTGCCCCGCTGGGGCGTGCAGACGGTGTTCGTCGACGGCGACGACCTCGCGCAGTGGGAGGAGGCGTTGTCGGTGCCGACGGCGGCGGTGTTCTTCGAGACGCCGTCGAACCCGATGCAGTCGCTGGTGGACATCGCCGCGGTCACCGAGCTCGCCCACGCCGCGGGCGCAAAGGTGGTGCTGGACAACGTTTTCGCCACCCCGTTGCTGCAGCAGGGCATCCCGCTCGGGGTGGACGTGGTGGTGTACTCGGGCACCAAACACATCGACGGCCAGGGCCGGGTGCTGGGCGGGGCCATCCTCGGGGACAGGGACTACATCGACGGGCCGGTGCAGAAGCTGATGCGGCACACCGGTCCGGCGATGAGCGCGTTCAACGCCTGGGTGCTGCTGAAAGGCCTTGAGACCATGGCCATCCGGGTGGAACACAGCAATTCCTCGGCGCACCGGATCGCCGAATTCCTGGAGACCCATCCCGCGGTGCGCTGGGTCCGCTACCCGTATCTGCCGTCCCACCCGCAGTACGACCTGGCCAAGCGCCAGATGTCCGGCGGCGGAACGGTGATCACCTTCGCGCTGGACTGCCCCGACGACAAGGCCAAGCAGCGGGCCTTCGAGGTGCTGGACAAGCTGACGCTGATCGACATCTCCAACAACCTCGGTGACGCCAAATCCCTTGTCACACATCCCGCTACCACCACCCACCGGGCGATGGGCCCGGAGGGCCGCGCGGCGATCGGGCTGGGCGACGGCGTGGTCCGCATCTCGGTCGGGCTGGAAGGCACCGACGACTTGATCGCCGACATCGACCGCGCGCTGGGTTAG
- a CDS encoding histidine phosphatase family protein, which yields MLRTPLCRAGAVLASVVLLCSASATASADESIVIDLVRHGQSVANAAGLIDTAVPGASLTQLGQQQAQTVAGVLAARGPVAAIFASQLIRTQQTAAPLASALGMNVQVLPGLNEIDAGIFNGQPQFSLGGLAYLLAPIAWMLGLRIVPMLAPGSADANGYEFRRRFDGALQTVYGSAAASAGGFGDVLQAVYAGAVTNPVRAANGRITGVAFSSEFAIGVGTMMTVKNPDPLLLLFDPLPNTGIVVIQGSPRDGWTLISWNGKPVHPGWSATRNGRGANGLCLMLDPSTRTGVCAAKPPGPASAPVAARPGLS from the coding sequence TTGCTGAGGACGCCGCTGTGCCGCGCCGGCGCCGTGCTGGCGTCGGTCGTGCTGCTGTGCAGCGCTTCGGCGACCGCCTCGGCCGACGAGTCGATCGTGATCGACCTGGTGCGCCACGGGCAGTCGGTGGCCAACGCGGCGGGACTGATCGACACGGCGGTGCCCGGCGCATCCCTCACCCAGCTCGGTCAGCAACAGGCGCAGACCGTCGCCGGCGTTCTGGCGGCGCGGGGCCCGGTCGCCGCGATCTTCGCCTCGCAGCTGATCAGGACGCAGCAGACCGCGGCGCCGCTGGCCAGCGCGCTGGGCATGAACGTCCAAGTGCTGCCGGGGCTCAACGAGATCGACGCCGGCATCTTCAACGGCCAGCCGCAGTTCAGCCTCGGCGGGCTGGCCTACCTCTTGGCGCCGATCGCGTGGATGCTCGGGCTGCGCATCGTGCCGATGCTGGCTCCCGGCTCCGCGGACGCCAACGGGTACGAGTTCCGCCGGCGCTTCGACGGCGCGCTGCAAACCGTGTACGGCAGCGCCGCGGCCAGCGCCGGCGGCTTCGGTGACGTGCTTCAGGCGGTGTACGCCGGGGCGGTGACGAACCCGGTCCGCGCCGCCAATGGCCGGATCACCGGGGTGGCGTTCTCCAGCGAGTTCGCCATCGGCGTCGGGACGATGATGACCGTCAAGAACCCCGATCCGTTGCTGCTGCTCTTCGACCCGCTGCCCAACACGGGCATCGTGGTCATCCAGGGCAGCCCCCGCGACGGCTGGACGCTGATCAGCTGGAACGGCAAACCCGTGCATCCGGGGTGGTCGGCCACCCGGAACGGTCGCGGCGCCAATGGCCTGTGCCTGATGCTGGACCCGTCCACCCGGACCGGCGTGTGCGCGGCCAAACCGCCCGGGCCGGCGAGCGCCCCGGTCGCGGCGCGTCCTGGCTTAAGCTGA
- a CDS encoding adenylosuccinate synthase, giving the protein MPAIVLIGAQWGDEGKGKATDLLGGRVQWVVRYQGGNNAGHTVVLPTGENFALHLIPSGVLTPGVTNVIGNGVVVDPGVLLDELKGLEDRGVDTSRLLISADAHLLLPYHVAIDKVTERYMGNKKIGTTGRGIGPCYQDKIARIGIRVADVLDREVLTHKIEAALELKNQILVKIYNRKALDPHQVVECLLEQAEGFRHRIADTRLLLNTALEAGETVLLEGSQGTLLDVDHGTYPYVTSSNPTAGGAAVGSGIGPTRITAVLGILKAYTTRVGSGPFPTELFDENGEYLSKTGGEFGVTTGRRRRCGWFDAVIARYATRVNGITDFFLTKLDVLSSLETVPVCVGYRIDGSRINEMPMTQTDLHRAEPIYEELPGWWEDISAAREFDDLPAKARDYVLRLEELAGAHVSCIGVGPGREQTIVRRDILAARP; this is encoded by the coding sequence ATGCCGGCAATCGTCCTCATCGGCGCCCAGTGGGGCGACGAGGGCAAGGGTAAGGCCACTGACCTGCTCGGTGGGCGCGTGCAGTGGGTGGTGCGCTACCAGGGCGGCAACAACGCCGGGCACACCGTCGTCTTGCCGACCGGGGAGAACTTCGCCCTGCACCTGATCCCGTCCGGGGTGCTCACGCCCGGCGTCACCAACGTCATCGGCAACGGTGTGGTGGTCGACCCCGGGGTGCTGCTCGACGAGCTCAAGGGGCTCGAAGACCGCGGCGTGGACACCTCGCGGTTGCTGATCTCGGCGGACGCGCACCTGTTGCTGCCGTATCACGTGGCCATCGACAAGGTCACCGAGCGCTACATGGGCAACAAGAAGATCGGCACCACCGGCCGCGGCATCGGCCCGTGCTACCAGGACAAGATCGCCCGGATCGGAATCCGGGTGGCCGACGTGCTCGACCGCGAGGTGCTGACCCACAAGATCGAGGCAGCGCTGGAGCTGAAGAACCAGATCCTGGTCAAGATCTACAACCGCAAGGCGCTCGATCCGCATCAGGTGGTCGAATGCCTGCTGGAGCAGGCCGAGGGTTTCCGGCACCGCATCGCCGACACCAGGCTGCTGCTCAACACCGCGCTGGAGGCCGGCGAGACGGTGCTGTTGGAAGGCTCGCAGGGCACCCTGCTCGACGTCGACCACGGCACGTACCCCTATGTGACGTCGTCGAATCCGACGGCCGGCGGGGCCGCCGTGGGCTCGGGGATCGGCCCGACCCGGATCACCGCGGTGCTGGGCATCCTCAAGGCCTACACCACCCGGGTGGGGTCCGGCCCGTTCCCCACCGAGCTGTTCGACGAGAACGGCGAATACCTGTCCAAGACCGGCGGCGAATTCGGGGTCACCACCGGCCGGCGCCGCCGGTGCGGCTGGTTCGACGCCGTGATCGCCCGCTACGCCACCCGGGTCAACGGCATCACCGACTTCTTCCTGACCAAGCTCGACGTGCTGTCCAGCCTGGAGACAGTGCCGGTGTGCGTCGGCTACCGCATCGACGGGTCGCGCATCAACGAGATGCCGATGACCCAGACCGATCTGCACCGCGCCGAGCCGATCTATGAGGAGCTGCCCGGCTGGTGGGAGGACATCTCGGCGGCCCGCGAGTTCGACGACCTGCCGGCCAAGGCGCGCGACTACGTGCTGCGGCTGGAAGAGCTTGCCGGAGCGCATGTTTCGTGCATCGGGGTGGGGCCCGGTCGGGAACAGACCATCGTGCGACGCGACATCCTGGCGGCGCGCCCGTGA